TACCCCGGACAAAAGGAAAGCTGGTATCAGGATCAGCAATAAGACAGCCGCACTTAAGGATCTTGTGAAGAAGGCTGGCATTTTATATTCTAGCCGCCATGGAATAAGCGCAATCATTATCCACAAAATTACAGCTACAGAAAAAAAGTTCAAATGAAAATCCAAGATACTGTAAATCAGTAATGATAAAATGGCCATCACTAATGAAAGGGTGGTAACCTCTTTATTGCGAAGGGCCATCAATAATCGAAACAAAAGAGTTCCCCCAAGAATGAAAAGAGCGACAGTACCTAATATTCCGGCTTCTACCATGGTTTGAAATAAAAAGCTGTGTGCTGTTCGACTGGTATACGGCTGGGTTTGAAAAGCTTCATAGCGAGCTTCCCACCCCCCTCCGCCAGAACCTGTTAATGGCTGGTCCCAAAAGATTGTAAAGGCATTTCTGCTAAATTCAAAGCGTTCGTATGCACTTCGTTGATCAAGGTTGATGTGGCTGATTCTTTCGGCAATTGTTTCTGGGAGCAAAAAGTATGTAGCCGCTCCTATAAAGGCGATGAATGCTATTCCTATTATTTTTCTTTTAGGATGGTGCAGCACTTTACTTAATTCGCCTTTACCCATTAGGTATTGTAACCCACTGTTTGCTCCCATACCAAGCAAAAGTCCTATCAGTAGCACCAGAGAAGACTTTCCCTGATCAGGCAATATTTGGTAGTGGAAGGATAGGAATGTCAAGGCAATGCAAAAGTGGATCAGGTAGACGCCTGCCAAGGAAGTTTTTTTCTCTCTGGGGATCATGCTCCAGTAAATAAACGCTAACAAGGGAAAGAGTAACCATCCAATTCGTGAATAGGTAAGTATTAATGTGATAAAGAAAGTCCATGCTATGGCCATAAATGCCTTCTTTTCTTTTGGGTTTTCAGTTTTTTGGTATTCTCCTAAGGAAAGAAAATAGGCACTCATGGTTAAGGCGGCTAAGGTATTTGGATATTGAAAGGTGGAGGCTAACCGACCTGCTAACACAGCATCCGTATAGTGAAAGAATCCTGCCAGAGAGAACCAGGCAATGGCTGACAGCAACAATACCAAACCAATGACACATCGGGTCATTTTTTCTCTATTGGAGGATGTTTCCGCAACCTCATGGGTCATTAGAAAGATACCGGCAAGAGATAGATACCATAGGATCATCCCAATACTTTCTTCCAAGTAAAACCATTTACCGGTAATCACCGGTATTAAATAGGCTAAAGTGATTAACAAGAGAATCCAGTGGAATGGTCCTCTTATCTCCAGGGTTTCTTTTTTTACCACCTTCAAAGTTAACCAGCACAACATGAGTAAAAAGATGCTCACCTGTAACAGCAAAATTGCATCAGCAAAAAAAGCGCCTCTAAATAAAGGCGCCAGAATCATAATAAGGCAAAGACTCCATCTAAGCCACGGAGTACTGCTTGGTTTTCTTTTAGGTTTCTGTTTTTTCATTTTTCGCATCATCCTCTTGGTTGCATTCTGACTGTAAACGGATTCCCATGGCTAATAATATCCAAAAGACAGGAGCAATGGCTACAATACTATCATTGAAAATGGCGGCAATCAGGTATCCTGCAATGCCAAGGGTAATTGCCGTAAGAAGCAGTTGGTTTTCCTCTGTTAGGTCCAGCTTTTGTTTCTTTTTTCGACACCAGTTCCAAAAGAATTGACCAATCAATAAGATGAACATCACCAATGAAAGTAGGCCTGTATAGATGGCTATCTGTAGGTACTGATTATGTGGATTGCTGACGATTCGATTCGGATGATTATATCCCTGAAGTTGTCCTAAAAAATCCTCTTGAGGAAATTCAAATATAAAGTTACCAGGACCGGCTCCGATCAGCAAGTGATCTTTCAGCAGTGGCAGGGTTCTTGACCAGGTATATCCACGCCGACTCCCTAAACTTTCTCTTCCTTCAAAGCCCCATTTTTCAACTCGCTCATAAGGTCGAATTTTTCCTTTCAAATCCGTTATATGAAATTTATCATTAATATAAGGAAATTCTATTGCTTTTTTTTGATTGTCTACCAAAAGAACCGGATGCTCTGAGGAGTGATCCAGGGATATTTCGTAGACAGCAAAAGGGCTTTCTGCTAAATTTTCGATTGGGTTCCCAGTCTCATCCTTTAACACAATCGTCTGATCTTTTTCGTATTGAATATGTAGGATCCCTTGCATGGTTTCCATGGTAATGAGGTTTTCTTCTATCCAAAGATCTGTCAAGCCTGCTGGATTTTCTTTCTGTTGTAACTCTGCTATGGTTCTGTTCACTATTTGAGGATGCATCCATACAGTAGCCACTAAAACACCGAGCATTCCGATACTTCCTGCCAACACTACTTTCTTCGTTTTTCCACTGGCTTTTATAAGCACTAACGTAGTGGTTATAATCGCCATTGCCAAAAAGGCCGCAATTCCTGCTCTAGATTGCGAACCAGTAAGGGTTATGAGCATTAGCACAGAAGCAATGGCATAAAGAAATTTTAGAACTCGATGATTTTTATTAATGTAAGCAGCCGCTAAAAGAACAGGGATCGTTAATGCTGTAAAGCTCCCTATATAGTTGGAGTTCCCCAAGGTTGCGTATACACTGTGGCCGCCTCCCGTATGACCGCTATCCGCAATGGCATGATGTAGTTCCGGAGGTAGCATCATCCGTTGAAACCAGGGAGCAATCATTGGGTCATATCCAATCCACTGAAGCGTACCGATTATTCCGATGATGATGGAGGAAAACAAAAGACCGTGTAGAACAAAACGTCTTTGCTGACTGGTTTGTACCAGATAGAGGGTGCTAACAAAGAGAAGCATATAGGCTAAAATTGCCCACATGCCTTCGTAATGATCCATAACTCCACGCCGAGCCACCGTTGGATTTGAAGAAAAAAAGGTCGAAAGAAGGGTTAGCACAGAAAACATGGCCGCAGGTAGCCACCATTTTCGTAAGACAAAGGTTTTTTTTGTTAAGATCCATTCCATTACCATAGTAAATCCTGTTATAACGGCTAGTACCACTAGAAATATCATTTTCCAATATGCATTAAAATCAAGATTATGAGAACCCTCAATCCATATTTGGGCGGATTGAGGATCCAGCTCAACTATTTTCAATCTCATCACTAAGGGTACCAGTAGCATTACTAAGAAAATGGGTATCGTTGAGAGTATCGTTGGTGGTTGTGTTTTTGGTGCTTGATCTATCTTCGCACTACGTGCTACTTTCTTTTTTGCCAATAGAATCACCCAATCTTATTGTTATTCATTGAACCAACCTATATTCTACCATTTATTTTAAGGATGGAAAAGGGGTTGGAATGTGACAGAACGATCTTCTGGATTCCATTGATATTCTACGCCTAAGGCCTGGGCTAAATGAGCAACCGGAATCATAGTACGGCCCAGGCCATCTCCAGTGGGTTGAATGATGGCCGGTGTATCCATGGTAACCACTTCATGATTGAGTAACATTTCCGATTC
Above is a window of Tindallia californiensis DNA encoding:
- a CDS encoding O-antigen ligase family protein; this encodes MAKKKVARSAKIDQAPKTQPPTILSTIPIFLVMLLVPLVMRLKIVELDPQSAQIWIEGSHNLDFNAYWKMIFLVVLAVITGFTMVMEWILTKKTFVLRKWWLPAAMFSVLTLLSTFFSSNPTVARRGVMDHYEGMWAILAYMLLFVSTLYLVQTSQQRRFVLHGLLFSSIIIGIIGTLQWIGYDPMIAPWFQRMMLPPELHHAIADSGHTGGGHSVYATLGNSNYIGSFTALTIPVLLAAAYINKNHRVLKFLYAIASVLMLITLTGSQSRAGIAAFLAMAIITTTLVLIKASGKTKKVVLAGSIGMLGVLVATVWMHPQIVNRTIAELQQKENPAGLTDLWIEENLITMETMQGILHIQYEKDQTIVLKDETGNPIENLAESPFAVYEISLDHSSEHPVLLVDNQKKAIEFPYINDKFHITDLKGKIRPYERVEKWGFEGRESLGSRRGYTWSRTLPLLKDHLLIGAGPGNFIFEFPQEDFLGQLQGYNHPNRIVSNPHNQYLQIAIYTGLLSLVMFILLIGQFFWNWCRKKKQKLDLTEENQLLLTAITLGIAGYLIAAIFNDSIVAIAPVFWILLAMGIRLQSECNQEDDAKNEKTET
- a CDS encoding O-antigen ligase family protein; the protein is MKKQKPKRKPSSTPWLRWSLCLIMILAPLFRGAFFADAILLLQVSIFLLMLCWLTLKVVKKETLEIRGPFHWILLLITLAYLIPVITGKWFYLEESIGMILWYLSLAGIFLMTHEVAETSSNREKMTRCVIGLVLLLSAIAWFSLAGFFHYTDAVLAGRLASTFQYPNTLAALTMSAYFLSLGEYQKTENPKEKKAFMAIAWTFFITLILTYSRIGWLLFPLLAFIYWSMIPREKKTSLAGVYLIHFCIALTFLSFHYQILPDQGKSSLVLLIGLLLGMGANSGLQYLMGKGELSKVLHHPKRKIIGIAFIAFIGAATYFLLPETIAERISHINLDQRSAYERFEFSRNAFTIFWDQPLTGSGGGGWEARYEAFQTQPYTSRTAHSFLFQTMVEAGILGTVALFILGGTLLFRLLMALRNKEVTTLSLVMAILSLLIYSILDFHLNFFSVAVILWIMIALIPWRLEYKMPAFFTRSLSAAVLLLILIPAFLLSGVRLHAYRHHQQGVEALNHHQNMEKAQHHLQKSVTYNPFHPMYRSHRAVVAPSEESIAMIEQGLIYAPNHERLSQQAIRYYLAANNKEKLEKYVEQYINHRPIKPQAYAYVANALNKLAMIEKQAGNVKEAEALYQKTISLMEIFDEKTASLTFSIEPAEEFIRSIQQAQKEGEALKKNLKIFCYPTSLFAIYRVEGR